A genomic region of Procambarus clarkii isolate CNS0578487 chromosome 88, FALCON_Pclarkii_2.0, whole genome shotgun sequence contains the following coding sequences:
- the LOC123745780 gene encoding fibrinogen C domain-containing protein 1 isoform X2, which produces MRTWTTLTTWAVAAAVLVAAVNPTQAQARERRPLYRPRKEVAAVAEAEPSVPDGSDSINTLHTITSSQLSSNDSYRGSGDGSNSTTNADSYEVSRPSPGNENAGAGVTGRQHGGGNRQHGGGRRQQGGGGGGRQQGGGGGGRQQGGGGGGRQQSGGGGGGRQHEGTYSNVATGDRISTGSLPESDISRHQMDTTILLLQRLSDRLTATETLQNQRAERIDTINYRLTRIELQAEERKSVISELSNSLRHRMETTDNELDTIVTHLDEIKSSIRSLSQQHNEFKATISEIPKEQGAESGQSLGLKLQAVTATINGLRSAMQAVKDDISQIGQNLTVLTNVSQNLGQLSQNIVTKQYMHQSLNEIRNKDTSPSMSLLAQLMGQSRAPRRGSGNQEPEDCWKLMNQGKNKSGVYRIRPSYATAPFFVYCDMETDGGGWTVIQRREDGSVDFLREWADYKYGFGNLAGEFWLGNEKIHLLTNQHVSKLRVELADFDQQSGHAVYSAFAIGSELEGYSLKMLGQYSGDAGDSLRYHVGRRFSTTDVDNDAWPEKSCARDHKGAWWYRACETSNLNGRYLHGPVPADHQYTGLYWYDFRGPQYSLWKSSMMIRRGGSVGDPVFKAFKEVKKQATTERISSNDQQDKITTTSPDNFNPDHDPYAIYEYPTYS; this is translated from the exons ATGAGGACGTGgacaacactgacaacatgggcagtagcagcagcagtactgGTTGCAGCAGTGAATCCAACACAGGCTCAGGCCAGAGAGCGCCGCCCCCTCTACAGGCCCCGTAAG GAAGTAGCTGCAGTAGCTGAAGCTGAACCAAGTGTTCCTGATGGTAGTGACAGCATCAACACACTCCACACCATTACATCCAGCCAG CTCAGTAGCAATGACAGCTACAGAGGCAGTGGAGATGGTAGTAACAGCACTACCAATGCTGACAGCTATGAAGTTTCAAGACCAAGTCCAGGCAATGAGAATGCTGGTGCTGGCGTCACCGGCAGACAACATGGCGGGGgcaacaggcagcatggtggtGGAAGAAGACagcaaggtggtggtggaggaggaagacagcaaggtggtggtggaggaggaagacagcaaggtggtggtggtggaggaagacagcaaagtggtggtggaggaggaggaagacagcaTGAGGGGACCTACAGCAATGTTGCAACTGGTGATAGAATCAGCACTGGAAGCCTGCCTGAATCAGACATCTCTCGCCATCAAATGGACACCACTATTCTCTTGCTCCAACGCCTCAGTGACAGGCTTACTGCTACTGAAACACTACAGAACCAGAGGGCAGAAAGAATAGACACCATAAACTACAG ACTCACACGAATTGAACTGCAAGCAGAGGAACGCAAAAGCGTGATTAGTGAACTAAGCAATTCCCTACGCCACCGCATGGAGACAACTGATAATGAGCTGGATACGATTGTTACACACCTTGATGAAATTAAGTCTAGCATTAGAAGCCTCAGCCAACAACACAATGAATTTAAAGCCACCATTAGTGAAATACCTAAAGAGCAAG GTGCTGAAAGTGGGCAAAGCCTTGGACTAAAGTTGCAAGCTGTGACTGCAACAATCAACGGACTGCGCTCTGCAATGCAGGCTGTCAAAGACGATATTTCACAAATTGGGCAGAACCTAACTGTACTCACCAATGTCAGCCA AAATCTCGGTCAGCTGAGCCAGAACATAGTTACAAAACAATACATGCATCAGTCTCTCAATGAAATAAGAAACAAGGATACATCACCATCAATGTCCTTGTTAGCCCAGCTGATGGGTCAGTCCCGAGCCCCTAGACGGGGTTCAGGGAATCAGG AGCCAGAGGACTGCTGGAAGTTAATGAACCAAGGTAAAAACAAATCTGGAGTATACCGCATCCGGCCAAGCTATGCCACAGCCCCATTCTTTGTCTACTGTGACATGGAAACTGATGGTGGAGGATGGACA GTTATCCAAAGGAGGGAAGATGGTTCTGTTGACTTCCTCCGTGAATGGGCTGACTATAAGTATGGGTTTGGAAATTTAGCTGGAGAGTTTTGGCTTGGGAATGAGAAGATTCACCTACTCACAAACCAACAT GTATCAAAATTACGAGTAGAGCTGGCAGATTTTGACCAACAAAGTGGACATGCAGTATACTCAGCTTTTGCAATTGGCTCAGAACTAGAAGGATACTCACTCAAAATGCTTGGGCAGTACAGTGGAGATGCAG GTGACTCACTACGGTATCACGTGGGACGCCGCTTCAGCACCACAGACGTAGATAATGATGCTTGGCCAGAAAAAAGCTGCGCACGGGATCATAAAGGTGCCTGGTGGTACAGGGCATGTGAAACAAG CAATCTCAATGGAAGATATCTACATGGACCCGTGCCCGCTGACCATCAATATACTGGCCTCTACTGGTATGACTTCAGAGGGCCCCAGTACTCCCTCTGGAAGTCAAGTATGATGATTCGTCGGGGAGGAAGTGTCGGAGATCCTGTTTTTAAAGCATTTAAGGAAGTAAAAAAGCAAGCAACAACAGAAAG GATATCCAGCAACGATCAACAGGATAAAATAACCACAACGTCACCAGACAACTTCAACCCAGATCACGACCCATATGCCATCTATGAATATCCAACGTATTCATAG
- the LOC123745780 gene encoding fibrinogen C domain-containing protein 1 isoform X1: MRTWTTLTTWAVAAAVLVAAVNPTQAQARERRPLYRPRKEVAAVAEAEPSVPDGSDSINTLHTITSSQLSSNDSYRGSGDGSNSTTNADSYEVSRPSPGNENAGAGVTGRQHGGGNRQHGGGRRQQGGGGGGRQQGGGGGGRQQGGGGGGRQQSGGGGGGRQHEGTYSNVATGDRISTGSLPESDISRHQMDTTILLLQRLSDRLTATETLQNQRAERIDTINYRLTRIELQAEERKSVISELSNSLRHRMETTDNELDTIVTHLDEIKSSIRSLSQQHNEFKATISEIPKEQGAESGQSLGLKLQAVTATINGLRSAMQAVKDDISQIGQNLTVLTNVSQNLGQLSQNIVTKQYMHQSLNEIRNKDTSPSMSLLAQLMGQSRAPRRGSGNQGKVSTEPEDCWKLMNQGKNKSGVYRIRPSYATAPFFVYCDMETDGGGWTVIQRREDGSVDFLREWADYKYGFGNLAGEFWLGNEKIHLLTNQHVSKLRVELADFDQQSGHAVYSAFAIGSELEGYSLKMLGQYSGDAGDSLRYHVGRRFSTTDVDNDAWPEKSCARDHKGAWWYRACETSNLNGRYLHGPVPADHQYTGLYWYDFRGPQYSLWKSSMMIRRGGSVGDPVFKAFKEVKKQATTERISSNDQQDKITTTSPDNFNPDHDPYAIYEYPTYS, encoded by the exons ATGAGGACGTGgacaacactgacaacatgggcagtagcagcagcagtactgGTTGCAGCAGTGAATCCAACACAGGCTCAGGCCAGAGAGCGCCGCCCCCTCTACAGGCCCCGTAAG GAAGTAGCTGCAGTAGCTGAAGCTGAACCAAGTGTTCCTGATGGTAGTGACAGCATCAACACACTCCACACCATTACATCCAGCCAG CTCAGTAGCAATGACAGCTACAGAGGCAGTGGAGATGGTAGTAACAGCACTACCAATGCTGACAGCTATGAAGTTTCAAGACCAAGTCCAGGCAATGAGAATGCTGGTGCTGGCGTCACCGGCAGACAACATGGCGGGGgcaacaggcagcatggtggtGGAAGAAGACagcaaggtggtggtggaggaggaagacagcaaggtggtggtggaggaggaagacagcaaggtggtggtggtggaggaagacagcaaagtggtggtggaggaggaggaagacagcaTGAGGGGACCTACAGCAATGTTGCAACTGGTGATAGAATCAGCACTGGAAGCCTGCCTGAATCAGACATCTCTCGCCATCAAATGGACACCACTATTCTCTTGCTCCAACGCCTCAGTGACAGGCTTACTGCTACTGAAACACTACAGAACCAGAGGGCAGAAAGAATAGACACCATAAACTACAG ACTCACACGAATTGAACTGCAAGCAGAGGAACGCAAAAGCGTGATTAGTGAACTAAGCAATTCCCTACGCCACCGCATGGAGACAACTGATAATGAGCTGGATACGATTGTTACACACCTTGATGAAATTAAGTCTAGCATTAGAAGCCTCAGCCAACAACACAATGAATTTAAAGCCACCATTAGTGAAATACCTAAAGAGCAAG GTGCTGAAAGTGGGCAAAGCCTTGGACTAAAGTTGCAAGCTGTGACTGCAACAATCAACGGACTGCGCTCTGCAATGCAGGCTGTCAAAGACGATATTTCACAAATTGGGCAGAACCTAACTGTACTCACCAATGTCAGCCA AAATCTCGGTCAGCTGAGCCAGAACATAGTTACAAAACAATACATGCATCAGTCTCTCAATGAAATAAGAAACAAGGATACATCACCATCAATGTCCTTGTTAGCCCAGCTGATGGGTCAGTCCCGAGCCCCTAGACGGGGTTCAGGGAATCAGGGTAAGGTTTCTACAG AGCCAGAGGACTGCTGGAAGTTAATGAACCAAGGTAAAAACAAATCTGGAGTATACCGCATCCGGCCAAGCTATGCCACAGCCCCATTCTTTGTCTACTGTGACATGGAAACTGATGGTGGAGGATGGACA GTTATCCAAAGGAGGGAAGATGGTTCTGTTGACTTCCTCCGTGAATGGGCTGACTATAAGTATGGGTTTGGAAATTTAGCTGGAGAGTTTTGGCTTGGGAATGAGAAGATTCACCTACTCACAAACCAACAT GTATCAAAATTACGAGTAGAGCTGGCAGATTTTGACCAACAAAGTGGACATGCAGTATACTCAGCTTTTGCAATTGGCTCAGAACTAGAAGGATACTCACTCAAAATGCTTGGGCAGTACAGTGGAGATGCAG GTGACTCACTACGGTATCACGTGGGACGCCGCTTCAGCACCACAGACGTAGATAATGATGCTTGGCCAGAAAAAAGCTGCGCACGGGATCATAAAGGTGCCTGGTGGTACAGGGCATGTGAAACAAG CAATCTCAATGGAAGATATCTACATGGACCCGTGCCCGCTGACCATCAATATACTGGCCTCTACTGGTATGACTTCAGAGGGCCCCAGTACTCCCTCTGGAAGTCAAGTATGATGATTCGTCGGGGAGGAAGTGTCGGAGATCCTGTTTTTAAAGCATTTAAGGAAGTAAAAAAGCAAGCAACAACAGAAAG GATATCCAGCAACGATCAACAGGATAAAATAACCACAACGTCACCAGACAACTTCAACCCAGATCACGACCCATATGCCATCTATGAATATCCAACGTATTCATAG